The Hemiscyllium ocellatum isolate sHemOce1 chromosome 19, sHemOce1.pat.X.cur, whole genome shotgun sequence genome has a segment encoding these proteins:
- the LOC132824885 gene encoding tetraspanin-9-like isoform X3 — protein sequence MARGCLCCLKYLMFLFNLIFWLCGCGLLGVGIWLSATQGSFATLAPSLPSLSAANLLIAIGTIVMVVGFLGCLGAIKESKCLLLSFFIVLLIIFFMELILVILFFVYRTEVAEYARGDLKLGLRLYESEGNIGLTNAWNIIQTEYECCGVDNATDWHNILGGNKVPDSCCQEYSRGCGEVNPSKWFVQGCYDTIETFLEKQTAVIGSIVMSIVVIQILGMAFSMTLFHQISRTGKKYKA from the exons CTCTGTGGCTGTGGACTCCTAGGAGTGGGAATATGGCTGTCAGCTACACAAGGCAGCTTCGCCACCTTAGCACCGAGTCTGCCTTCGCTCTCAGCTGCCAACCTGCTCATTGCCATTGGGACCATTGTGATGGTGGTCGGATTTCTGGGGTGTCTCGGTGCCATCAAGGAAAGCAAGTGCCTCCTTTTAAGT TTTTTCATTGTCCTGCTGATCATTTTCTTTATGGAGCTGATCCTCGTCATTTTGTTCTTCGTGTACAGGACAGAG GTAGCAGAGTATGCACGTGGGGATCTGAAGTTGGGCCTGAGACTATACGAATCAGAGGGAAATATTGGACTGACTAACGCATGGAACATCATTCAGACAGAG TATGAGTGCTGCGGTGTTGACAATGCAACAGATTGGCATAACATACTGGGTGGTAACAAAGTCCCTGATTCCTGCTGTCAGGAATACAGCAGAGGGTGTGGAGAGGTCAATCCCAGCAAGTGGTTTGTGCAG gGTTGCTATGACACGATTGAGACGTTCCTTGAGAAGCAAACAGCTGTGATTGGCTCGATAGTGATGTCCATTGTGGTGATTCAG ATCCTTGGAATGGCTTTCTCAATGACGTTGTTCCATCAGATCTCCAGAACTGGTAAAAAATACAAAGCCTAA